TCGACCTTCGCCCGCATTCGCGCCGTCAAGGTCACGGTGCACAAGCCGCATGCGCCGATCGCCGCCATCTTCGAGGATGTCGGCGTGGTGCTGATGCGCTCGCGGCATCCATGACGGCGATGGCGAGCGCGCTGGTTGCTCTCGGCGGCAATGTCGGCGACGTCAGGGCGACGTTCCGGCGCGCCATTCCGGAGATCTGTGCGCGCGCGTCGGCGGCGCTTGTCGCGCGCTCGTCCGACTACATCACGCCGCCATGGGGCGAGGAGCAGCAGCCGCCCTTCATCAATGCCTGCATCGAGATTGCGACCGCGATGCCTCCACGGCCGCTGCTCGGCGTTCTGCACGCGGTCGAGCGCATGTTCGGCCGCAATCGCGCGCAGGAGACGCGGTGGGGTCCGCGGACGCTCGACCTCGATCTGATCGCCTATGACGATTTCGCGATCGACACCCCCGATCTCACGCTGCCGCACCCTCGGCTGTTCGAACGCGGCTTCGTGCTGGTACCGCTGGCCGAGATCGTGCCGGCGCGACGGATTGCCGGCCGCCGCGTCGATGAGGCCGTGCTCGCCGTTTCGCGCGACGGAATCCGGCCGTTGCCGTCAGCCGAATAGCTGACATCTCCGGCCAAACAACCGTTTGGCTTGGCCGTCCTGACGTGGCATTTTGCGCCACAACAAACAGACGCCCGGGAGACGCGATCCGCATGACGACCGAGACCGACGATCTGCGACTGGCTGCCGATTTTGCGCCGGCCGGCGAGGCGGACTGGCGCAAGCTGGTCGATGGCGTGCTGAAGGGCGCGGCCTTCGAGAAGCTGGTCGGCAAGACCTATGACGGGCTCGAGATCCAGCCGATCTATCCGCGCGCCAAGCATG
This region of Bradyrhizobium sp. SZCCHNS1050 genomic DNA includes:
- the folK gene encoding 2-amino-4-hydroxy-6-hydroxymethyldihydropteridine diphosphokinase: MASALVALGGNVGDVRATFRRAIPEICARASAALVARSSDYITPPWGEEQQPPFINACIEIATAMPPRPLLGVLHAVERMFGRNRAQETRWGPRTLDLDLIAYDDFAIDTPDLTLPHPRLFERGFVLVPLAEIVPARRIAGRRVDEAVLAVSRDGIRPLPSAE